In Camelina sativa cultivar DH55 chromosome 16, Cs, whole genome shotgun sequence, a single window of DNA contains:
- the LOC104750243 gene encoding F-box/kelch-repeat protein At1g57790-like, which yields MSVKNNEGSKNMECTKEKAENQIWRYLPLELLSSVMTYLEIKDNVRASVVCKSWYEAAVSVRVIDRSPWLMCFPQTKNTYEFYDASNGTKYAMEVPKSLLGSIVHYSKDGWLLMSKEDSSDFVLFNPFSMDLVVLPDLQLWNYYQLVGFSCAPTSSECVVFTIKDYDPGHVTIRTWSPGQTMWTSMQVESQFLDVEDNQVVFSNGVFYCLNRKNWLAVFDPSLRKWNVLDVLPPRCPDEES from the coding sequence ATGAGCGTGAAAAACAATGAAGGGTCCAAGAACATGGAGTGTACAAAAGAAAAGGCTGAGAATCAAATATGGAGATACCTTCCTTTGGAGCTTCTAAGCTCAGTAATGACTTATCTTGAAATCAAAGATAACGTAAGAGCTTCTGTTGTATGCAAATCGTGGTATGAAGCCGCAGTTTCAGTTAGGGTCATAGACCGATCTCCTTGGCTCATGTGCTTCCCTCAAACCAAGAACACTTACGAGTTTTATGATGCATCAAACGGTACGAAATATGCAATGGAAGTGCCTAAATCATTACTTGGCTCTATTGTTCATTACTCTAAAGATGGTTGGTTACTTATGAGCAAAGAGGATTCATCAGACTTTGTCTTGTTCAATCCGTTTAGTATGGATCTTGTGGTCTTGCCTGATCTTCAGTTGTGGAATTATTATCAGTTGGTGGGTTTCTCTTGTGCTCCTACATCTAGTGAGTGTGTTGTGTTTACGATCAAGGATTATGATCCTGGCCATGTCACTATCCGCACTTGGAGCCCCGGTCAAACGATGTGGACTTCAATGCAGGTTGAGTCTCAATTTCTTGATGTTGAAGATAACCAAGTTGTCTTCTCAAATGGTGTGTTTTACTGTCTCAACCGAAAGAACTGGCTTGCGGTTTTTGATCCGTCTTTACGCAAATGGAATGTTCTTGATGTACTGCCACCTAGATGTCCTGATGAGGAGAGTTGA
- the LOC104753534 gene encoding probable pectinesterase 29, with translation MTRYEEIRVAPAVLLVADKAAFFGCGFYGMQDTVGDLVGRHYFQQCFIKGAIDFIWGGGQSIYQSCIIEVMGVTTATASNDEVNRGLIAGYITAQGRGTEKETSGFVFSGCAIFGPGKAFLGRAYGGYSRVVFSNTNMANVIVPQGWDSWTHPKEVNKVTFVEVNCKGPGANKKGRVAWEKNLSPQDVSYFINHKTFLNKDGWIESLPPHLKIFGSELQPFYSPPPF, from the exons ATGACACGGTATGAAGAGATAAGAGTAGCTCCAGCGGTTTTATTAGTAGCAGACAAGGCGGCCTTCTTCGGTTGCGGATTTTATGGTATGCAAGACACAGTTGGTGACTTAGTCGGCCGTCACTACTTCCAACAATGTTTCATCAAAGGAGCTATTGATTTTATTTGGGGAGGAGGCCAATCTATATACCAA AGTTGTATAATAGAGGTTATGGGCGTGACAACAGCGACAGCGAGTAATGATGAGGTGAACAGAGGATTGATTGCGGGTTACATAACAGCGCAAGGAAGGGGGACCGAGAAGGAGACAAGTGGGTTTGTGTTTAGTGGATGCGCCATTTTTGGACCTGGTAAGGCATTCCTAGGAAGAGCTTACGGAGGTTACTCGAGGGTTGTGTTTAGCAATACTAACATGGCTAATGTTATTGTTCCTCAAGGCTGGGATTCTTGGACACATCCAAAAGAAGT GAATAAAGTAACATTTGTCGAAGTAAATTGCAAAGGGCCCGgagcaaacaaaaaaggaagagTGGCGTGGGAGAAGAATCTCTCACCTCAAGATGtatcatattttataaatcataagACCTTTTTAAACAAAGATGGTTGGATAGAGAGTCTCCCTCCACATCTAAAAATATTTGGGTCCGAGCTTCAACCTTTTTATTCACCACCTCCTTTTTAA